CAGGCTGTATTGCACCGGTAACAGGAGAAAAGCATGGAAATTCTTGATGTCGTGGTAACGCTTGCGGCAGTAGCACTTGCAGGCACCTATCTTTACTGGCGGGTTTTTCGACGCAAAACGGCAACTGGTGGCTGCGGATGCGCTTCAGGTGGAGGGTGCTGCTCCACTGGAAGCAGTGAACCCAAGAAGACTTCCTGCTGTCAGGGCGGCAGCCACAGCTGAGCAGCCCTCTATACTCTACACAGAAACCGACCTGTGGCCGTGGCAATAACATCGCCACGGCCACAGGTTATGGTACTTTCCCCTCGTCCTGTCTTCCATTTTCGGTGAGTGAAAGATCCCGTGACATACGCCTGCTGCAGTACCCGCAGTGGGCGCAAGAATTTTACCTGCAGATCACAGGTCACCATGGGATGCCCCAGTGAGGCTGGAATTTTCCCCATGGCCTCATCAAGCACCGTACTGAGGATGCCGCCATGAATAATGCCGTCGTAGGAGGCGAACGCCTTGGAAAGCCGTAGTCCTGCCTGTGACTGCAGTTCCTGGGCATCAACCTCAAACTGCAGCTGCAGTCCAACGGCATTATGCTGACCGCAGGCAAAGCAGCCCACGGCGTCATCCAGTGCCCAGCGATTCAGGGGCAGCTCTATGCCCATTCCACCAAGCAGGCGCGCAATATAGCGTCGTACCTGGCCAGGCATCCCCTGGCTCTGGGAGTAGAACTCCGGCATAAACGGCTGAATGCCCACGCCCAGCTGGCTGAGTTTCAGCAGATTCTCCAGGTGAATTGAATTCAGGGGGGTTTCACGGGGTGCCACCACAATGGGACGCCGCTCTTTCAAGCATACGTCAAACACCCGCTCTGCCAGAGTCCCGGAAAGCCCCTGGCAGACCCGCGCGCAATAGCCCATACTGGCTGGCAGCACCACCAGGCCATCAGGTACTCCCGAGCCGCTGGCCAGGGGAGAAAAGAAACTGCTGTTATCATGGATGTGCACTCCGTCGGGCAACAGCTTCTGAACCAGCGTTTCACGCTCGCCCTGGCCAAGGGAGCGCGTCTGTTCTACGCTCATTCCCGCTTCAATGCAAAAATTCACCTGGGCCTGCTCCGTACAGATGACATGGCACTGGATATGCTGGGCAACCAGCGCATCCATGGCCTCCAGCGCCAGGGTGCCCCCTGAAGCTCCCGTGACGATAAGGGCGATTTGTTTCATTTCTGTCCTTCACTCAAAGAGCTTTTCCCTCATCTTAAGAGAAAAACGCCCCATTCATCAGTATTTTTTGGCTGGAATAGCCTTTTTTCACAACTTCGCGCTTTTTTCCCGTTATTGTATTATGTTACATTATGTCCACAAGGAGGACGAAAAGCAATGATAACCAATGCCCTTGAATTCGAACGCCCCATCGTGGAGCTGGAAAAGAAAATAGAAGATCTGGAAAAATTCGCATCCCAGGAAGGCCTGAACTTCTCCACCGAGATTGAAAAACTCAACCGCAAGATGGAATCCCTCAAAGAGGAAATATACGGCAATCTCACCGAATGGCAATGCACGCAGGTAGCCCGCCACTCAGCACGCCCCTACACTCTGGATTTCGCCGAACACGTTTTCACCGATTTCCAGGAGCTGCATGGCGACCGCGCTTTCGCCGACGACAAATCCATCGTTGGCGGACTGTGTCGCTTTGAAGGACAGAGCGTCATGCTTATCGGCCACCAGAAAGGGCGCAACACGGCAGAGAATATCCGTCGCAATTTCGCCATGCCCAATCCCGAGGGCTACCGTAAAGCCCTGCGATTCATGAAACTGGCGGAAAAATTCAATCTACCTATCATCACCCTCGTTGACACCCCTGGCGCCTATCCCGGCATAGGGGCGGAAGAGCGCGGACAGGGCGAAGCCATCGCCCGCAACCTTCTGGAGATGTCGGGGCTCAAGGTTCCCATCATATCAGTCGTCACCGGCGAAGGCGGCAGCGGAGGCGCGCTGGCCCTGGCCGTGGGCAACCGAGTGCTGATGTTTGAGCACTCCATCTACTCTGTTATCAGCCCAGAAGGGTGCGCCGCCATTCTCTGGAAAGATGGCACCCAGGGTGAAAAGGCCGCCAAGGCGCTGAAGCTGACTGCTCCGAACCTCCTGAAGCTGGGTGTTATCGATGAGGTAATCCCGGAACCCATGGGTGGAGCCCACCGCGATCCTGCCGTCGTCTACGCCAACCTGAAAGAGGCCCTCAACCGTCATCTGCAGGAGCTGCAGAAGCTTTCCGCCGCTGAACTGACAAAGGATCGCTATGACCGATTCCGCAAGATCGGCGTCTTCAGCGAGTAAAATACCAGCACCGAGCATAGCAGTTTCAAATCCGGGCACGGAAAATTTCTTGCCCTGTCCGGATTTTTGAGGCATATTGCTTCAAATCATTCAAAAGGGGAGTGGGGATGAGGTTTTCGAGGCAGCCGATCGTCGTACAAAGGGGACAGAGAAAGAATAAGCCACACATTCTTTTCAAGCTTTTCATGGTTATCGGAACCGGTCTTATCATAGGATTCGGCGCCAACATCATCATCTCCTCTGAAATGAACATCCGCAAATCCTTTGTCAGAGACAACCCCGTGCTCTCCGCCCTCGATAAACTCCACCGCCCGGCCCTGATTGATTATGAGGATGAACAGGGCTTCACCGAAGAGCCGGATTTCGTGGAGATTGAAAAAGGCGAAATCCCGGAAACCCTGCACACTACGGAAGGCACCGTGCAGCGCGGTGACTCTCTTTACAGCATCCTGGCAGCCCAGGGGCTCTCGCCTTTGGAAATTCACGGGATTACCACACAACTGGATGGGCTTTTCTCCACCCGCAGCTTCCGCGCCGGACAGAAGTACTCGGTAGCGCGGGATGATGAGGGAAATTTCCGCCGCTTCACCTATCACCAGAGCCGCTCCATCACCCTGCACGTGGAATGGGATGTGGTGTCCGAAGAATTTCACGTATCCAAGGAAGTCCAGGATTATGACACCCGCACGTCCAACCTGACAGGCATCATCACCAGCAATCTGGCCAATGAACTCCAGCGCAATGGTCGCTACGGACTGATTACGCAGCTGGAGAACGTGCTCTCCTGGCGCATCGACTTCAACCGCGACATCCAGCCGGGCTCCCAGTACCGGATCATTTTTGAAGAAAAATGGCTGAACGACCAGTATGTCGGCGTCGGCAACATACTGGCAACTGAAATAACCATTCGCAATAATACCTACACAGCCTATCGTTACCAGGATCCCCAGGGGGTAGTTGGCTATTATGACGAAAAGGGAGACTCCATGCAGCGCTTCTTCCTGAATCGTCCAGTCAACTACTCCCGTGTTTCCAGCCCCTACGGCTACCGTGTGCATCCCGTTTACGGAACGCGGCACTTCCATGGTGGCGTAGACCTGGTGGCCCCCACCGGCACTCCAGTCTACGCTGTGGCTGACGGGCAGGTGATCTTCCGCGGACGCAAGGGACCAGCGGGCAACATGATCACCCTTTCCCATGCCAACGGCTACCACACCCAGTACCTGCACCTCAGCCGCTATGCGGTCAACTACGGCAGCCGGGTTCGCCAGGGCGATATCATCGGCTACGTTGGCGCAACCGGAGTCGCCACCGGTCCACACCTGGACTTCCGCGTCATTCGCAACGGACGACTCCAGGATCCCATGCAGGCGCTGGCATCCTCTTCAGCTGCCCAGTCTGTTGCCAGCGAGCATCGCAATGACTTCCTGGCCAAACGGGGCATGCTCAGGGCGCAACTGGATGAGCTGGATATCCAACTGGCCAGCGCGGAGCGCTAAGCGCCCATATGGCCGTCTTCCCCTTCCGCACCACTCCCACCCATGAGGCAAAAATCAGGAAGTTCGCCTACAGTGCGACTGTCCTGATCCTCATCACCACGGTTATCCTCAGCCTGTGGGTCAAGACCCGCATCATCGCCACAGGCTACGAGGTCGCCGGGCTCCAGCGTCAGATCCTTGAGGAGGAGAGCCGCCTGGGCATACTGGAAGCCCGTCTTTACCAGCTTGGTTCCCCTGGATACATCCAAATGCTGGCAAAAGAACACGGGATGGTTTATCCTGCTGCCGATCAGCTTGAGTACCTGCTGAACCAATCCATCCTCAGGGCCAACGAACTTGCAGACACCCCACGTTAAGACCTTCAAGGTTGCCCAGTACCTGGTACTGGCGTTTCTGGTTCTCGCCATCGGCTACCACCTGGCGGAAAAACAGCTTGTGAATCACCAGACCTGGAAAAGTCGCCTGGCCGCGCAATACGACAAAGACTTCACCATACGCCAGAATCGTGCCCATATCGCCGATCGCCACGGCTTTCAGCTAGCCGTCAGCACCAAGGCCTACTCTATTTACGGTATCGGTTCCGAAATCGAAAATATCCGTGACGCAGCCAGCCGCATCGCCCAGGCCATGGGCATGGCGGACTACGGCCCCATCTATAACCGTATCGCAGGCAGGACCGGTTTTTTCTGGATTGCCCGCAATGTGGATCCCCTGGTAGCATCGCGTATTGGCACCATCAAGGGCGTCGGACTCCTGGAGGGAGAACGCCGCTTCTACCCCGATGGCGATCTTTTCGGCAAACTTCTGGGCTTTACCGGTGTTGACATCCAGGGGCTGGAGGGCATCGAGCACCGCTTCGACGAACGCCTGAAAGGACAGGAAGTCCGGGTGGCCGTCTACCGCGACGCCCGACGCCGCGACATTATGCTGGAGCCCATCTCCACCCAGCAGAACTCCCTGAAAAAACCACCGCTGACCCTCTCCGTGGACAGCCGCCTGCAGGCCTTTGTGGAAAGCTCCGTCCAGCAGTTTCTGCAGGAGCACGAAGCCAAGGCCATCAGCGTCGTCGCCATGGATCCTTTTAACGGCGAAGTACTCAGCATCTATTCATGGCCCAGCTACGACCCGAACAACTTCAGCAACTATCCCCGCCAGCGCTGGCGCAATGACGCCATCGCCAACACCTTTGAGCCCGGCTCCACCTTCAAGCTGATCACCTACGCCGCCGCTCTCAAGAGTCGCAGCATCACCCTGCAGGACATCTTTTTCGGCGAAAACGGCGAGTATCGCGAAGGCAACCGCACCATCCGCGACACAGTCCCCATGGGCTGGGCATCGGTGGCCGAAGCCTTTGGGCAATCCAGTAATATCATCACCTCGAAAATTGCCGCCCAGATCCCGGCGGAGGTCTTTCACAACACTATTCGTGACTTTGGTTTCGGCGCTGCCACCGGCATTGAACTCAGCGGGGAATCGGCGGGATTGCTGCGGCCGCCCAGCCAGTGGAGCAGACTCTCCCAGACATCCCTCTCCATGGGCTATGAAATCAGCGTGAACGCCCTGCAGATGGTGCGGGCCTATGCCGCCGCCATCAATGGCGGATACCTGGTGCAGCCAACGATCCTCAAAGGAGTCAACCAGGGTCGCGAATGGGATGCCATCCTTGACCCGCAAACTGCTGAAGCCATGAAGTCGCTGCTGCTGCGCGTGGTGGAAAAGGGCACGGGTCGCAATGCCAGCCACAAGTACTTCAGCATCGGCGGCAAGACGGGCACGGCCCAGAAGCTCGATCCGGTGGAGGGCTATACCCGCGACCGCCACCTGGCAAGCTTTGTGGGCTTTTTCCCCTATGAACAGCCGCAGGTTGTCATGGGTGTCTTCATCGATGAACCCAAAGTTGCCCTCAAGCAACAGAACACTGAGGGCCCGGTGTATGTCTCAAGTTATGGCGGCGCGGTTGCGGCACCTCTTTTTCGCGATATTGCCGGCAAGTATATCAACTACTACACCATCGTACCTGACCGTAAATCAAACTGATCCAAGGAATTCCCCGTGCGACTCCAACAACTCTGCCAGCAGCTTGGCCTGCCTCATCCTCAAGTGGATGTGGAATTCAGCCGCCTGAGCCGCGATACCCGTGATATCAGCCCCGATTGTCTTTTTATCGCCATAGCCGGTTCCCAGTTCGACCCTCACCTCCATCTGCCCGAGCTGCTGAGCTCCGGAAAAATCGCCGGAGCCCTGTGCCAGCACCCCGTTGACGGGCCCAACACCCTGGTCCTGCCCGATCTGGCGGAGCGGGAAGCCACCATTGCCGTGGCCGCCTATGGCAACCCGTCTGCTGCCCTGAAAGTCGTCGGCGTCACCGGAACCAACGGCAAAAGCTCCACGATCAGCTACCTCCGTCAGGTTTACCAGGCCCTGGGCCATCGAACCGCCACCATCGGCACCCTCGGCTATGCCATTGATGGTGGCCCGTCCGCGGAGCTTGCCAACACCACACCCTGTGCCACCACGCTCCAGCATATCCTGCACCTGTGCCTCCAGCACCATGTGGAGTATGTGTTCATGGAGGTCTCTTCCCATGCCATCGCCCTGGGCCGCGTACAGGGCATCAGGTTCCACGGCGCCATATTCACCAACCTCACCCCGGATCACCTGGATTTCCACGGCACCATGGACGACTACCTGCAGACAAAACTCCGGCTCTTCACACCTGCTCCCCCCTACGCCATCATCCACACCAGGCGTATCCCCCGGAAGCTGCCCCCCCTGCCCGGCGTCCTGAGTTTCGGCCCCGGGGAAGACGCTGACATCCCCACGACGGAGCAGCAGGTAAGCCCGGAAGGAATTCGCTTCTGCCTGCAGGGGCAGATTTACCGCAGCCCCCTGCGAGGCCGTGGCAACCTGGAAAACGTCCAGGCCGTCGCCGCTTTCTGCCACCATGAAGGGCAGGAACGCCAGCAGGTTGCCCGGGCCATAGCAGCACTGCGCCCCATAGAAGGGCGTTTCATGCCCATTTCCCACAATGGCCGCCATGGCATCATCGACTATGCCCACACCCCCGACGCTCTGGAGCAACTACTGAAATCGACCCGGGAGATCTGCCACGGCAGGCTGATTGTCGTCTTCGGCTGCGGCGGTGACCGTGATAAAACCAAACGCCCTCTCATGGGCGCCATCGCCAGCGAGCTGGCGGATATCTGCATTGTTACAGACGACAACCCGCGCACCGAAGATCCCCAGCACATTATCTCCCAGATTATTGCCGCCATGGATATGGGCAGGACAACAGTGATCCATGAGCGTCTACGCGCGATTACCTGCGCCAGAGAGCTGGCAAACGGCGATGACCTGGTGGTCATCGCCGGCAAGGGACACGAGAAGTATCAGATTTATGGCCGGCAGAAA
This portion of the Desulfurispirillum indicum S5 genome encodes:
- a CDS encoding peptidoglycan D,D-transpeptidase FtsI family protein, with protein sequence MQTPHVKTFKVAQYLVLAFLVLAIGYHLAEKQLVNHQTWKSRLAAQYDKDFTIRQNRAHIADRHGFQLAVSTKAYSIYGIGSEIENIRDAASRIAQAMGMADYGPIYNRIAGRTGFFWIARNVDPLVASRIGTIKGVGLLEGERRFYPDGDLFGKLLGFTGVDIQGLEGIEHRFDERLKGQEVRVAVYRDARRRDIMLEPISTQQNSLKKPPLTLSVDSRLQAFVESSVQQFLQEHEAKAISVVAMDPFNGEVLSIYSWPSYDPNNFSNYPRQRWRNDAIANTFEPGSTFKLITYAAALKSRSITLQDIFFGENGEYREGNRTIRDTVPMGWASVAEAFGQSSNIITSKIAAQIPAEVFHNTIRDFGFGAATGIELSGESAGLLRPPSQWSRLSQTSLSMGYEISVNALQMVRAYAAAINGGYLVQPTILKGVNQGREWDAILDPQTAEAMKSLLLRVVEKGTGRNASHKYFSIGGKTGTAQKLDPVEGYTRDRHLASFVGFFPYEQPQVVMGVFIDEPKVALKQQNTEGPVYVSSYGGAVAAPLFRDIAGKYINYYTIVPDRKSN
- a CDS encoding FeoB-associated Cys-rich membrane protein, which codes for MEILDVVVTLAAVALAGTYLYWRVFRRKTATGGCGCASGGGCCSTGSSEPKKTSCCQGGSHS
- a CDS encoding UbiX family flavin prenyltransferase produces the protein MKQIALIVTGASGGTLALEAMDALVAQHIQCHVICTEQAQVNFCIEAGMSVEQTRSLGQGERETLVQKLLPDGVHIHDNSSFFSPLASGSGVPDGLVVLPASMGYCARVCQGLSGTLAERVFDVCLKERRPIVVAPRETPLNSIHLENLLKLSQLGVGIQPFMPEFYSQSQGMPGQVRRYIARLLGGMGIELPLNRWALDDAVGCFACGQHNAVGLQLQFEVDAQELQSQAGLRLSKAFASYDGIIHGGILSTVLDEAMGKIPASLGHPMVTCDLQVKFLRPLRVLQQAYVTGSFTHRKWKTGRGESTITCGRGDVIATATGRFLCRV
- a CDS encoding acetyl-CoA carboxylase carboxyltransferase subunit alpha, whose amino-acid sequence is MITNALEFERPIVELEKKIEDLEKFASQEGLNFSTEIEKLNRKMESLKEEIYGNLTEWQCTQVARHSARPYTLDFAEHVFTDFQELHGDRAFADDKSIVGGLCRFEGQSVMLIGHQKGRNTAENIRRNFAMPNPEGYRKALRFMKLAEKFNLPIITLVDTPGAYPGIGAEERGQGEAIARNLLEMSGLKVPIISVVTGEGGSGGALALAVGNRVLMFEHSIYSVISPEGCAAILWKDGTQGEKAAKALKLTAPNLLKLGVIDEVIPEPMGGAHRDPAVVYANLKEALNRHLQELQKLSAAELTKDRYDRFRKIGVFSE
- a CDS encoding M23 family metallopeptidase; the encoded protein is MVIGTGLIIGFGANIIISSEMNIRKSFVRDNPVLSALDKLHRPALIDYEDEQGFTEEPDFVEIEKGEIPETLHTTEGTVQRGDSLYSILAAQGLSPLEIHGITTQLDGLFSTRSFRAGQKYSVARDDEGNFRRFTYHQSRSITLHVEWDVVSEEFHVSKEVQDYDTRTSNLTGIITSNLANELQRNGRYGLITQLENVLSWRIDFNRDIQPGSQYRIIFEEKWLNDQYVGVGNILATEITIRNNTYTAYRYQDPQGVVGYYDEKGDSMQRFFLNRPVNYSRVSSPYGYRVHPVYGTRHFHGGVDLVAPTGTPVYAVADGQVIFRGRKGPAGNMITLSHANGYHTQYLHLSRYAVNYGSRVRQGDIIGYVGATGVATGPHLDFRVIRNGRLQDPMQALASSSAAQSVASEHRNDFLAKRGMLRAQLDELDIQLASAER
- a CDS encoding UDP-N-acetylmuramoyl-L-alanyl-D-glutamate--2,6-diaminopimelate ligase, translated to MRLQQLCQQLGLPHPQVDVEFSRLSRDTRDISPDCLFIAIAGSQFDPHLHLPELLSSGKIAGALCQHPVDGPNTLVLPDLAEREATIAVAAYGNPSAALKVVGVTGTNGKSSTISYLRQVYQALGHRTATIGTLGYAIDGGPSAELANTTPCATTLQHILHLCLQHHVEYVFMEVSSHAIALGRVQGIRFHGAIFTNLTPDHLDFHGTMDDYLQTKLRLFTPAPPYAIIHTRRIPRKLPPLPGVLSFGPGEDADIPTTEQQVSPEGIRFCLQGQIYRSPLRGRGNLENVQAVAAFCHHEGQERQQVARAIAALRPIEGRFMPISHNGRHGIIDYAHTPDALEQLLKSTREICHGRLIVVFGCGGDRDKTKRPLMGAIASELADICIVTDDNPRTEDPQHIISQIIAAMDMGRTTVIHERLRAITCARELANGDDLVVIAGKGHEKYQIYGRQKHRFCDAEAFCS